Below is a genomic region from Streptomyces sp. NBC_00461.
GGCACTCAACTACAGCCGGCGCCCCCGTGTTCGCCCTACGCCTCTCCCCTCACCTCCCTCACCCGCAACGCCCGTCCCAGGTCGTCGAGTTGGTCGGCCAGTTTGCGGCGCAGGGACGGGATCGGGTTGGCGTCGCTCAGGCATGCCTCGCCCAGGCGGAGTGTCTCCGGGTCGACGGCGTGCACCGGGAAGGCCCAGCGGCCGGCGGCGTCGGCGATGGCGGGGCCGCGGCGGGCGGCGACGGTCACGGCGTCGTCGTAGTAGCGCGGCACGTACTGCCGTACCAGGTCGGCCTGTTCGGGCTGCCAGAAGCCCTGGGCGGTGGCGACGAAGAGGTAGTTGGAGAGGTCGTCGCCCCCGAACATGGCCTCCCAGGCCTTGGCCTTGGCCTGCTCGTCGGGCAGGGCGGCGCGGCAGCGGGCGGCGCCCTCCTGGCCGGTGGCGGAGGGGTCGCGGTCCAGTTCGGCGGCGATGGCCGCCTCGTCGGTGGCGCCGAGGACGGCGAGCCGGGCGAGGACCCTCCAGCGCAGTTCGGGGTCCAGCTCCGGGCCGCCGGGGACGGTGCCGTCGGCGAGCCAGGCGGCGATGGCCTCGGGGTGTGCGGCGACGTCGATGATGTGGCGTACGGCGATCAGGCGCAGGCCGGGGTTGTCGCCGTCCTCGGTGCGGCGGATGAGGTCGCGGCAGAGGGAGGAGAGGGTGGCCAGGGCGGCGGGGCGCTGCTCGGGGGTGAGATAGCGGTCGACGATGTGGGTGGCGGCGAAGGCGAGGACGCCCTGGACGAGGGCGAGGTCGGTCTCGTGCGGGAGGTGGGTGCGGGCCGTGTCGAGGTAGGCGGTGGGCGGGAGTTGGCCGTCGCGAACCGCGTCCCGCAGGGCGTTCCAGACGACGGCCCGGGTGAGGGGGTCGGGGAGGCCGGAGAGGCTGGTGCGGACCGCTTCGAAGGACTCGGGGTCGAAGCGGATCTTGGCGTAGGTGAGGTCGCCGTCGTTCAGGAGGAGCAGGGCGGGGCGCTTGCCCAGGGGCTGGGGTTTGGTCTGCGGGACGTCGAGGTCGAGGCGTTCGCGCAGGGTGAGGTGGCGGCCCTCGTCGGCGACGTCCTGGTCGTAGAGGCCGACGGCGATGCGGTGCGGGCGGCTGCCGGTGTGCTCGACGCGCAGGGTGCACGTGCCCTCGTCGCCGGGGGTGACCAGTGCGCCGAGCGTGTCGACGCCGGTGGTGCGCAGCCAGGCGTCGGCCCAGGCGTGCACGTCGCGCTCGGTGGCGGAGGCGAGGGAGTCGATGAAGTCGGCGAGGGTGGCGTTGGCGAACTTGTGGCGGGCGAAGTGGCTGTTGATGCCGGCGAGGAAGTCCTTCTCGCCGAGCCAGGCGACGAGTTGGCGTAGTGCGGAGGCGCCCTTGGCGTAGGAGATGCCGTCGAAGTTGAGGAGGGCGGAGGCCGTGTCGTCTACGTTCTCCGGGGCTACGGGGTGGGTGGACGGGCGCTGGTCGGCGTCGTAGCCCCAGGCCTTGCGGGCGACACCGAAGTCGGTCCAGGTGTCGGTGAAGCGGGTGGCTTCGGTGAGGGTCTGGTAGCCCATGTATTCGGCGAAGGACTCGTTCAGCCAGATGTCGTCCCACCAGCGCAGGGTGACGAGGTCGCCGAACCACATGTGGGCCATCTCGTGGGCGATGACCATGGCGCGGGTCTGGCGCTCGGTGTCGGTGACGGCGGAGCGGTAGACGAACTCGTCGCGGAAGGTGACCAGGCCCGGGTTCTCCATGGCGCCGGCGTTGAACTCGGGTACGAACGCCTGGTCGTAGGAGTCGAAGGGGTAGGGCTCCTCGAACTTCTCGTGGTAGCGGTCGTAGCACTGCCGGGTGATCTCGAAGAGTTCGTCGGCGTCCGCGTCGAGGTAGGGGGCCAGGGAGCGGCGGCAGTGCAGGCCGAAGGGCAGGTCGCGGTGCTCGGTGCGCACGGAGTGCCAGGGGCCTGCGGCGACTGCGACGAGGTAGGTGGAGATCAGGGGGGTGGGGGCGGCCTGCCAGTGGCCGTCGCCGAGGTGTTCGGTGGTGCTGTTGGCGAGGACGGTCCAGGCTTCGGGGGCCTTGACGGTCAGCTCGAAGACCGCCTTGAGGTCAGGCTGGTCGAAGGCGGCGAAGACGCGCTGGACGTCCTCCATGAACAGCTGCGTGTAGAGGTAGGTCTCGCCGTCGGTGGGGTCGGTGAAGCGGTGCATGCCCTCGCCGGTGCGGGAGTAGCGCATGGCGGCCTCGATGCGCAGCTCGTGTTCGCCGGCGGTGAGGTTGTTCAGGGGGAGCCTGTTGCCGTCCAGGGTCTGCGGGTCGAGGGGCTGTCCGTCGAGGGTGACGGAGCGCAGCTGTGCGGGCTTGAGCTCGACGAAGGTGCCGGCGTCCGTGCGCGTGGTGAAGCGGATGACGGTCCGGGAGTCGAAGGTCTCGTCGCCGGTGGTCAGATCGAGGTCGACCGTGTAGCGGTGGACGTCGAGGAGCTTGGCACGGGTCTGCGCTTCGTCGCGCGTCAGTACGGACATGCAGGCAATGCTGCCCGATGGCACTGACGAGGCACAGGGGCGGATCGGTACGCGCGGGTACGCACCCCTGTGTGCGGTGCCCTATGTGCGGTCCCCTTCGAGCTCCCCGCCCAGGGTCTCGCTCGCGCGCTGGGTCGGGACACGGGTGTCCGGGTGGGGCAGGGCGGGGGTGCGGGGGGCGTGCTCCGGGGCCCCGGCGTGGTCCTTGACCAGGGCGCGCAGGTCGCGGACCTCCTGCGCCAGGTCGAGGTAGCGGCGGTGGGCGTCGTACAGGTAGCGGACCTTGGTGCGCAGCGCCCAGGGGTCGATGGGTTTCATGACGAGGTCGGCGACGCCGAGTCCGAAGGCGGCGGTGGTCAGTACGTGGTCGGCGCCGAAGCCGGTGAGCAGGATGACCGGTATGTGCTGGGTCTGTTCCACGCGGCGCATGTAGCGGACCACGTCCAGGCCGCTGACGCCGGGCATGCGGACGTCCAGCAGCAGCAGGCCGACGTGTCCGCGGAGCACCTGCTTGAGGGCCTCGTCGCCGTTCGTGGCGCGGCCCAGCAGATAGCCCAGCGGGGCCAGGGCGCTCTCCAGCGCGTACAGGGTGTCCTCGTGGTCGTCCACGATGAGGATCTTGGCTTCCGGCATGGCCCGTCGTCCCTCCCGCGTGGACAACCAGCTTGTGTCGAGGTGCTGACGTGGCGTGCTCGTCAGCTGACAAGGAGTGCACAGCGCAGCATGCCCCCTGCGGGCCCTCCTGTCACGCCCTTTGTGGTGTCCGACGAGGTCAATTGGCCGCCTGCGCGGAGCCGTTCACCGCGTCGCCCGCGATGCGCTCGTGGTGACGGATCACTTCCGCGATGATGAAGTTCAGGAACTTCTCAGCGAACGCCGGGTCCAGCTTGGCGCTCTCGGCGAGGGAGCGCAGGCGGTCGATCTGGCGGGCCTCGCGGGCCGGGTCGGCGGGCGGCAGCCGGTGTGCGGCCTTGAGGTGGCCGACCTGCTGGGTGGCCTTGAACCGCTCGGCGAGCATGTGGATGACGGCCGCGTCGATGTTGTCGATGCTGTCGCGCAGCCGGGCGAGTTCGGCGCGGACGGCGGGGTCCACGTCACTGGTGCCGGTGTTGCTGGTGGTCATGGGCATCCACCCTACGTGGCGGACGAGGGTTCGATCATCGGGGTGGGGGACCTGGTCGCTCCAGCCGCCGGGGACGGCGTGGTACTGCTGGGCGCGGAAGCGGACGGGGGGCATGCCGACGCGGCGGGTGAACAGCCGGGAGAAATAGGCCGGATCGTCGTAGCCGACGCGGCGGGCGACGGCGGTGACGGGCAGTTCGGTGGCGGCGAGGAGTTCCTTGGCAAGGCCCAGGCGGATGGCGAGGAGGTAGTCCTTGGGGCTGCAGCCGGCGCCGCCGCGGACGGCGGTGCGCAGTTCGGCGGGGGTCATGCCGTGCCGGGCCGCGTGGTCGGCGACCGACAGCGGCAGGCACGCGTCGCGGGCGAGGGCCTTGAGGACGGGGTCGCCGTCGGGGGCGAGGTCGGCACGGGCGCGGGGACGGGGACGGGGAGGGTTTTCCTGCGGACCGCCTGACCGCCTGACCGTCTGACCGCCTGCCCATCCGGTCTGACCGTCGAGAGCTTGTGCGCCGGCGTGTACGGAGCCGGCGCCCAGCTCGTCCGGAGACGGGCCAGGGGAAATCCGCTCGCGTCCCCGTAGAGTGGAATCGGGTTCAGGGCGTCTTGGGGGTTCAGGCGTGGCGAACGGCGGACCGGTCGAGCACGGCTACCCACACCTGGAGACGGTGCGGGCCGCCATCACCGCGCTCTACAAACGGTTGTCGTACGACACCATCCAGACGTTCTCGAGCAGCGTGGCGCCCGCCGACGTGGCGTTCGGCGACACGGACGATCTCTATCTGGGTGCGCAGCGGGTGGCCCGCGAGCTCGTCCGGCACTACCGCCTTCCGGACGCCCGCATGATCGTCGGCTTCCGCGAGATGCAGCATGCGGCGAACGTCGAACTCGCCGCGGGCCCCGAGTACTTCGTCGAACTGAACGACCGCTTCCGCACCCACCGCCGCGACATCGGCGCCGCCCTGGCCCACGAGGTCATGCATGTCTATCTGCACCGCCTGGGCCTGTCCTTCCCGGGCACCCGCGACAACGAGATCCTCACGGACACGGCGACGACATACCTGGGGGCGGGCTGGCTGCTGCTGGACGCCTATCGGGAGGATTCGGCGTCCTCCCAGAAGCTCGGCTATCTGACGCCCGAGGAATTCGGCTACGTCCTGGCGAAGCGGGCGCTGATCTTCGACGAGGACCCGTCCATCTGGTTCACCAGCCCCCAGGCCTACGAGGCCTACACCCGCGGCATGGCACAGGCCCGTCACGACGAACAGCAGCCCCCGCTGACGGCGGCCGGCTGGGCGGGCCGTCGCCGCTACGCCCGCGACCGCCGCCACGCCCAGGACACCCGTGCCCCGGCGTCCGCCCGCCCGGAAGCCCCGTACACCTTCACTCCCGACGGCCGCGGGCCCCTCCGGGTGTCGTTCCCCTGCCCCACCTGTCATCAGCGCATCAGGGTGCCGGTACGGGGGCGCGTCCGCGCGCGGTGTGCGCTGTGCAGGACGGTGCTGGAGTGCGACACCTGAGATCCGGGATCCGGGATCCGGGATGCACTGCCCGCCCCCCTCACACCCCGTACACCGCTCCCGGCGCGTCGGCCTCCGCGAGCAGCTTCAGTGCGGCCTCCCCTGCCTCCCCCGGACTCCACCGCGCCCCCTTGTCGGCGCTGGGCCCCGGCCGCCAGCCCTCCATGACGGTGATCCGGCCGCCCTCGG
It encodes:
- a CDS encoding chorismate mutase, which translates into the protein MTTSNTGTSDVDPAVRAELARLRDSIDNIDAAVIHMLAERFKATQQVGHLKAAHRLPPADPAREARQIDRLRSLAESAKLDPAFAEKFLNFIIAEVIRHHERIAGDAVNGSAQAAN
- a CDS encoding response regulator → MPEAKILIVDDHEDTLYALESALAPLGYLLGRATNGDEALKQVLRGHVGLLLLDVRMPGVSGLDVVRYMRRVEQTQHIPVILLTGFGADHVLTTAAFGLGVADLVMKPIDPWALRTKVRYLYDAHRRYLDLAQEVRDLRALVKDHAGAPEHAPRTPALPHPDTRVPTQRASETLGGELEGDRT
- the pepN gene encoding aminopeptidase N → MSVLTRDEAQTRAKLLDVHRYTVDLDLTTGDETFDSRTVIRFTTRTDAGTFVELKPAQLRSVTLDGQPLDPQTLDGNRLPLNNLTAGEHELRIEAAMRYSRTGEGMHRFTDPTDGETYLYTQLFMEDVQRVFAAFDQPDLKAVFELTVKAPEAWTVLANSTTEHLGDGHWQAAPTPLISTYLVAVAAGPWHSVRTEHRDLPFGLHCRRSLAPYLDADADELFEITRQCYDRYHEKFEEPYPFDSYDQAFVPEFNAGAMENPGLVTFRDEFVYRSAVTDTERQTRAMVIAHEMAHMWFGDLVTLRWWDDIWLNESFAEYMGYQTLTEATRFTDTWTDFGVARKAWGYDADQRPSTHPVAPENVDDTASALLNFDGISYAKGASALRQLVAWLGEKDFLAGINSHFARHKFANATLADFIDSLASATERDVHAWADAWLRTTGVDTLGALVTPGDEGTCTLRVEHTGSRPHRIAVGLYDQDVADEGRHLTLRERLDLDVPQTKPQPLGKRPALLLLNDGDLTYAKIRFDPESFEAVRTSLSGLPDPLTRAVVWNALRDAVRDGQLPPTAYLDTARTHLPHETDLALVQGVLAFAATHIVDRYLTPEQRPAALATLSSLCRDLIRRTEDGDNPGLRLIAVRHIIDVAAHPEAIAAWLADGTVPGGPELDPELRWRVLARLAVLGATDEAAIAAELDRDPSATGQEGAARCRAALPDEQAKAKAWEAMFGGDDLSNYLFVATAQGFWQPEQADLVRQYVPRYYDDAVTVAARRGPAIADAAGRWAFPVHAVDPETLRLGEACLSDANPIPSLRRKLADQLDDLGRALRVREVRGEA